The Mercurialis annua linkage group LG8, ddMerAnnu1.2, whole genome shotgun sequence genome window below encodes:
- the LOC126662076 gene encoding uncharacterized protein LOC126662076 codes for MIGDPVYDSGEGLEEEVVSGDTRVALVLRRAFVRISSQQRQSENWAFRQRNIPNNYVWCDVVAMDACHLLLGRPWQFDRTVMHDGRNNTYSFMFESVKIVLQPSCGVETAKPVESSTNLLSLAKFEEELQSAETMYVLIGKETVDESAVPEEVAPLLAEFADVFPDDLLSALPPLRDIQHHIDLERGATLPNRPHYRMSPTEHEELRRQVEDLVAKGHVRESMSPCAVPALLTPKKDGTFRKCVDSRAINKITVRYRFPIPRLDDLLD; via the exons ATGATTGGTGACCCAGTTTATGACAGTGGCGAGGGTCTCGAGGAGGAGGTGGTCTCTGGAGATACTAGGGTTGCGCTGGTTCTGCGACGGGCTT TTGTGAGAATATCATCTCAGCAGAGGCAGTCCGAAAATTGGGCATTCAGACAGAGAAACATCCCAAACA ATTATGTTTGGTGTGATGTGGTTGCCATGGATGCATGTCATTTATTGTTGGGGAGACCTTGGCAATTCGATCGAACGGTCATGCATGATGGGCGAAATAATACTTATAGTTTTATGTTCGAGAGTGTTAAAATTGTGTTACAGCCCAGCTGTGGTGTAGAGACGGCAAAACCAGTGGAGAGTAGCACTAACTTGCTGTCCCTGGCAAAATTTGAGGAGGAGCTGCAGAGTGCAGAAACTATGTATGTGTTGATTGGGAAAGAAACAGTCGACGAATCTGCAGTACCAGAAGAAGTCGCACCGCTTTTGGCTGAATTTGCAGATGTGTTTCCGGATGATTTACTGTCCGCTTTGCCGCCATTGCGTGATATTCAACATCACATTGATCTGGAACGGGGGGCAACCTTGCCTAATAGACCTCACTACAGGATGAGCCCTACGGAACATGAGGAGTTGCGGCGACAGGTGGAGGATTTGGTTGCTAAGGGACATGTGCGTGAGAGTATGAGCCCATGTGCAGTACCAGCACTTCTAACACCTAAGAAGGATGGGACTTTTCGAAAGTGTGTGGACAGTCGAGCAATTAATAAAATCACAGTCAGGTACCGTTTTCCTATCCCACGACTGGATGATTTACTTGATTAG
- the LOC126662077 gene encoding uncharacterized protein LOC126662077 translates to MAHFFGSIFLIIVFIALLPILTQANIPFIKFNNTGNAPMTQADIKLITKTCSTTTDPGYCRSILNRLLQRKDVEKDLYGFLFLTCEFSWKTVQTTRLKLYDLMREAGENPIARMVVELCKNKYEEAENSFRAAVGLAKNRYSKDAMVNVMDGQNKVNDCDRVQNTTLLFISHREIVKLVDISIAASKLIPQK, encoded by the coding sequence atggctCATTTTTTCgggtcaatttttttaattattgtttttatagcGTTACTTCCTATTCTAACGCAAGCTAATATACCATTCATCAAATTCAACAACACTGGCAATGCACCTATGACACAAGCTGATATAAAATTAATCACCAAGACCTGCAGTACAACTACGGATCCAGGATACTGTCGTTCGATTCTTAACCGCCTATTGCAAAGGAAAGACGTGGAGAAAGATCTTTacggatttttatttttaacatgcGAATTCAGTTGGAAGACGGTACAAACCACAAGGCTTAAATTGTATGACCTCATGCGAGAGGCTGGAGAAAATCCTATAGCAAGAATGGTAGTTGAACTCTGCAAAAATAAGTATGAAGAAGCAGAAAACTCGTTTCGTGCAGCGGTGGGGCTAGCGAAAAATCGCTACTCGAAAGATGCTATGGTGAACGTCATGGATGGGCAAAACAAAGTTAATGACTGCGATAGAGTTCAAAATACCACTCTTTTGTTTATTAGTCACCGAGAAATCGTTAAATTGGTTGATATTTCTATTGCAGCTTCTAAGTTAATCCCACAGAAATAG